A region of Allocoleopsis franciscana PCC 7113 DNA encodes the following proteins:
- a CDS encoding ATP-binding protein, translated as MATPATASIQMLQRQAASLLLYQSVLSGEVGQAFSNLLQAFLHSDADGLKCLQAYGRWFKALAASQQSWQDYLVTQILRDDNPFSQQVQLIPVKKLPPALIAATRQDLQTLHSLHQCSSEQLSRWVQVAAKPTVAPIAWHHDGDVGTASGVHHRSRTFHEQSFREKLSQLDDWADAVEILAAYYQQCGTGLFAQYHAFRWQSGQLIGIAHPDPIQLTELAGYESQKAALLKNTECLLAGYPALHILLYGSRGTGKSSLVKGLLNQCSDSANGDSLAVRGLRLIEVAKSELKDLSILQEKLRPIPQKFIIFVDDLSFEEDDDAFKALKVVLEGSVTTRPPNVVVYATSNRRHLIREFFEDRPRPHDSDEVHAWDTLQEKLSFSDRFGLTLTFEPANQDTYLKIVHHLAEQSKIPLSDNELEYRALQWATRHNGRSGRTARQFIDFLRGELALSKSNH; from the coding sequence ATGGCTACTCCCGCTACTGCCTCCATTCAAATGCTCCAACGCCAAGCGGCGTCACTATTACTTTATCAATCTGTCCTTAGTGGAGAGGTTGGTCAAGCTTTCTCTAATTTATTGCAAGCCTTCCTGCACAGCGATGCGGATGGACTCAAGTGTCTCCAAGCTTACGGCAGATGGTTTAAAGCTTTAGCTGCGAGTCAACAAAGCTGGCAAGATTACCTTGTCACCCAAATTCTCAGAGACGATAATCCGTTTAGCCAGCAAGTTCAATTAATACCCGTTAAGAAATTACCTCCTGCCCTCATCGCCGCCACTCGACAGGATTTGCAGACATTGCACAGTCTTCACCAGTGTAGTAGCGAACAACTCAGCCGTTGGGTGCAAGTCGCCGCTAAACCAACGGTTGCCCCCATTGCATGGCATCATGACGGGGATGTGGGGACGGCAAGCGGGGTACACCACCGGAGTAGGACATTCCATGAGCAGTCTTTTCGAGAAAAGCTGTCACAGTTGGACGATTGGGCAGATGCAGTAGAGATTTTAGCGGCATATTACCAGCAATGTGGCACAGGGCTATTTGCCCAGTATCATGCCTTTCGCTGGCAGTCAGGGCAGTTAATCGGGATTGCTCACCCTGATCCGATCCAGCTTACGGAACTGGCGGGTTATGAGTCACAGAAAGCCGCCTTACTCAAGAATACAGAATGTTTACTGGCGGGTTACCCTGCCCTCCACATTTTGCTCTACGGCAGTCGCGGCACGGGCAAATCTTCGTTAGTCAAGGGATTGTTAAATCAGTGTAGCGATTCAGCGAATGGTGATAGTTTGGCTGTAAGAGGTTTGCGGTTGATTGAAGTCGCTAAATCTGAACTCAAAGATTTGTCAATTTTGCAAGAAAAATTGCGTCCGATTCCTCAGAAATTTATTATTTTTGTGGATGACCTTTCTTTTGAGGAAGATGACGATGCCTTTAAAGCCTTGAAAGTTGTTTTAGAAGGAAGTGTAACCACTCGTCCGCCCAATGTTGTAGTTTATGCTACCTCTAATCGACGACATCTGATTCGGGAGTTTTTTGAGGATCGACCCCGTCCCCATGATAGTGATGAAGTCCATGCTTGGGATACACTTCAGGAGAAGTTGTCGTTTAGCGATCGCTTTGGCTTAACCCTCACCTTTGAGCCAGCCAATCAAGACACTTATCTTAAGATAGTTCACCACCTAGCCGAACAATCCAAAATTCCTCTGAGCGATAATGAATTAGAGTATCGTGCCTTGCAATGGGCGACCCGTCATAATGGGCGTTCTGGACGCACGGCACGGCAGTTTATTGACTTCCTCAGGGGCGAATTAGCTCTTTCAAAGTCAAATCACTAA
- a CDS encoding M3 family metallopeptidase, producing the protein MIANATVTNNPLLIGKGLPPFDAIEPEHVVPAMTQLLAELEEELASLEQRVTPTWSGLVEPLDRLTERLTWSWGIVGHLMGVKNSPKLREAYEAVQPHVVQFVNKLNQSQSLYKAYKALREGEAWSSLEPAQQRIVEAAIRQAELSGVGLEGDKRARFNEIQLELAELSTKFSNHVLDATKAFSLTLTQKDEVDGLPPSLLSLAAQTARAAGEEGATTENGPWRITLDYPSYVPFMEHSTRRDLREKLYKAFISRASQGELDNNPLIDRILELRQEKAQLVGFKSYAELSLASKMAPHVEAVEKLLEELRRASYDAAAQDLDELKAFASSKGAQDAKDLKHWDLSFWAERQREEKFAFSAEELRPYFPLPQVLDGLFALVKRLFGVTVTAADGQAPVWHKHVRYFQIADETNTPIAYFYLDPYSRPEEKRGGAWMDECIGRAKIADNSVSTTRLPVAYLICNQTPPVDGKPSLMTFNEVETLFHEFGHGLQHMLTQVDYPGAAGINNVEWDAVELPSQFMENWCYDRPTLMGMARHYETGEPLPEHYYQKLLAARHYRSGTVMLRQLHFGFVDLELHHRYVPGGKETPGDVRRRIAQTTTILPPLPEDAFLCAFSHIFAGGYAAGYYSYKWAEVLSADAFAAFEEAGLDNEEAIATTGKRYRDTVLALGGSLHPMEVFQSFRGREPSTEPLLKHSGLVKAA; encoded by the coding sequence ATGATTGCGAATGCAACTGTTACGAATAACCCTTTGTTAATTGGCAAAGGGCTACCTCCGTTTGATGCAATTGAGCCAGAGCATGTTGTGCCTGCAATGACGCAACTGTTGGCAGAATTAGAGGAGGAACTAGCCAGCTTAGAGCAGCGAGTCACACCGACTTGGAGCGGATTGGTTGAACCCCTAGACCGTTTGACAGAACGCCTGACTTGGAGTTGGGGTATTGTCGGTCATTTGATGGGTGTCAAGAATAGCCCCAAACTACGGGAGGCTTATGAAGCTGTGCAGCCTCATGTTGTACAGTTTGTCAATAAGTTGAACCAAAGCCAATCTCTCTACAAAGCGTACAAAGCTTTGCGTGAAGGCGAGGCTTGGAGTAGCCTAGAGCCAGCTCAACAGCGGATTGTGGAAGCGGCAATCCGACAGGCAGAACTCTCCGGTGTGGGTTTGGAAGGAGACAAGCGAGCTCGCTTTAATGAGATTCAACTTGAACTCGCAGAACTTTCCACCAAATTCTCGAACCATGTACTGGATGCCACAAAAGCCTTTAGCTTGACTCTCACCCAAAAAGATGAAGTGGACGGGTTACCGCCTAGCTTATTAAGTTTGGCGGCTCAAACGGCGCGTGCAGCCGGAGAGGAGGGGGCGACAACGGAAAATGGCCCTTGGCGGATTACCCTGGATTACCCCAGTTATGTTCCCTTCATGGAACACAGCACCCGTCGCGACTTACGGGAAAAACTCTATAAAGCCTTTATCAGCCGTGCTTCGCAGGGTGAGTTGGATAATAACCCACTCATTGATCGGATTTTAGAACTGCGTCAGGAAAAAGCACAGTTAGTAGGTTTTAAGAGCTATGCCGAATTGAGCCTTGCCAGTAAGATGGCTCCTCATGTTGAAGCGGTTGAGAAACTGTTAGAGGAATTGCGTCGCGCCAGTTACGATGCGGCGGCTCAAGATTTAGACGAGTTGAAAGCGTTTGCCTCCTCCAAGGGTGCCCAAGACGCCAAAGACTTGAAGCACTGGGATCTCAGCTTCTGGGCAGAACGCCAACGGGAAGAAAAGTTTGCCTTTAGTGCCGAAGAATTACGCCCTTACTTCCCTTTGCCCCAAGTCCTCGATGGGTTATTTGCCCTCGTCAAGCGGTTGTTTGGGGTTACTGTCACGGCAGCGGATGGGCAGGCTCCTGTGTGGCATAAACATGTACGTTATTTTCAAATTGCGGACGAGACAAACACTCCTATTGCTTACTTTTACTTAGATCCCTACAGCCGTCCTGAGGAAAAACGGGGCGGTGCGTGGATGGATGAGTGCATTGGTCGCGCCAAAATCGCGGATAATAGCGTATCTACCACACGTTTACCTGTCGCCTATTTAATCTGTAATCAGACTCCCCCAGTCGATGGTAAGCCCAGTTTGATGACCTTTAATGAAGTGGAGACGCTGTTCCACGAGTTTGGTCATGGTTTGCAACACATGCTTACCCAGGTCGATTATCCAGGGGCTGCCGGTATTAATAATGTGGAATGGGATGCGGTGGAACTGCCCAGCCAGTTTATGGAAAATTGGTGTTATGACCGGCCTACGTTGATGGGAATGGCAAGGCACTATGAAACAGGTGAGCCACTGCCAGAGCATTATTATCAAAAATTACTGGCGGCACGGCATTACAGAAGTGGTACTGTGATGTTGCGACAACTGCACTTTGGTTTTGTCGATTTAGAGCTGCATCACCGCTATGTGCCTGGTGGCAAGGAAACTCCGGGAGATGTGCGTAGGCGGATTGCTCAGACAACCACCATTTTGCCCCCTCTACCAGAAGATGCCTTTTTGTGCGCGTTTAGCCATATCTTTGCTGGGGGCTATGCGGCGGGTTATTACAGCTATAAGTGGGCTGAAGTCCTGAGTGCGGATGCCTTTGCGGCGTTTGAGGAGGCGGGGTTAGATAATGAGGAGGCGATCGCCACGACTGGCAAGCGATACCGTGATACCGTGTTGGCTCTCGGCGGGAGTTTACATCCGATGGAAGTCTTTCAATCATTCCGGGGACGTGAACCCAGTACTGAGCCTCTACTCAAACACAGCGGCTTAGTGAAGGCGGCTTAA
- a CDS encoding HHL1-like protein, with product MTTQTGFGKVQPKQKAAQKSKAKRVAAARKYDEMKKSGVPEFNIYVRIKGQQQWLPAGSIAVNRSSQINQAVFEQEQELLKGVFRLFPKLRKHQNNLEYGHRLKEFKDEPIQVAVRPQPTTANIIQTTVTNIKERFSSLLQRR from the coding sequence GTGACAACCCAAACTGGATTCGGGAAAGTTCAGCCAAAGCAAAAGGCAGCCCAGAAAAGTAAGGCGAAACGGGTGGCGGCAGCCCGGAAATACGACGAGATGAAAAAGTCCGGGGTGCCAGAATTTAATATTTATGTACGAATTAAAGGTCAGCAACAGTGGTTGCCAGCGGGTTCAATAGCGGTGAACCGGAGTAGTCAAATCAACCAAGCGGTGTTTGAGCAAGAACAAGAGTTGCTCAAGGGCGTTTTCCGCCTATTCCCCAAACTGCGTAAGCACCAAAACAACTTGGAATATGGTCATCGACTCAAGGAATTCAAGGATGAGCCGATTCAGGTGGCGGTTCGTCCTCAACCGACGACGGCTAACATTATTCAAACAACGGTTACCAATATCAAAGAGCGCTTTTCGTCTCTACTTCAGCGTCGTTAA
- a CDS encoding bifunctional folylpolyglutamate synthase/dihydrofolate synthase, with translation MDIDSLLNPLQRFGVHLGLERIQRLLADLGNPHQRVPILHVTGTNGKGSVCAYLSAVLTEAGYRVGRYTSPHLIDWNERICLNEQPISIPALAELLLQVKAAIPQDIQDSPTQFEVITAAAWLYFAQQRVDIAVIEVGLGGRLDATNVCDSPLVSIITSLSREHWQNLGPTLADIAREKAGILKSGCPAVIGQLPPEAKAVVEARVKELDCPTVWVKPAVMLLANSENLTPQPPHQGSGSRSGKGEREGEFPKNWAEYEGIKYPLPLLGDIQLSNSAIAIATVQILRSQGWKITDAAIQNGMAKTQWLGRLQWTTWHHHRLLIDGAHNPAAAIALRQYVDTLNTPVTWVMGILSTKDHADIFEALLRGTDRLYLVPVPDHSSADPNALAVLARNICPELADCRTYPDLEKGLEAATSNPTETSKRLIVLCGSLYLVGHFLQNLRG, from the coding sequence ATGGACATCGACTCTCTGCTCAATCCCTTGCAACGCTTTGGTGTTCATCTGGGCTTAGAGCGAATTCAGCGACTTTTGGCAGATTTAGGCAACCCCCACCAGCGTGTCCCCATCCTGCATGTGACGGGAACCAATGGCAAAGGTTCTGTCTGTGCCTATCTCTCTGCGGTACTCACAGAGGCAGGTTATCGCGTCGGACGCTACACATCGCCCCATTTAATCGATTGGAATGAGCGAATTTGTTTGAACGAACAGCCTATTTCCATTCCCGCGTTGGCAGAATTATTGTTGCAAGTGAAAGCGGCAATTCCTCAAGATATTCAAGATTCGCCCACTCAGTTTGAGGTGATTACGGCTGCCGCTTGGTTGTATTTTGCCCAGCAACGGGTTGATATTGCTGTCATCGAAGTGGGATTGGGAGGAAGGTTGGATGCCACGAATGTCTGCGACTCTCCATTAGTGAGTATCATCACCTCTCTGAGTCGGGAACATTGGCAAAATCTTGGCCCTACTTTAGCAGACATCGCCAGAGAGAAAGCGGGTATTCTCAAATCGGGATGTCCGGCGGTAATTGGACAACTTCCTCCAGAAGCCAAGGCAGTTGTAGAAGCGCGGGTAAAAGAGTTGGATTGCCCTACCGTTTGGGTAAAACCAGCGGTAATGTTGTTGGCGAATTCGGAAAACCTAACCCCCCAACCTCCTCACCAAGGCTCCGGTTCCCGATCAGGGAAGGGGGAGAGAGAAGGGGAGTTTCCAAAAAATTGGGCAGAATATGAGGGGATTAAATACCCCTTGCCCCTACTGGGGGACATTCAACTGAGTAATTCGGCAATTGCGATCGCAACTGTGCAAATCCTCCGTTCCCAGGGTTGGAAAATTACTGACGCAGCCATCCAAAACGGTATGGCTAAAACCCAATGGCTGGGACGCCTTCAGTGGACAACCTGGCACCATCATCGCCTCTTAATCGACGGTGCACACAATCCAGCCGCAGCCATTGCCCTCCGTCAGTATGTCGATACTCTCAACACCCCAGTCACTTGGGTGATGGGCATCCTCTCGACTAAAGATCACGCGGATATCTTCGAGGCTCTGCTGCGAGGGACAGACCGATTGTACCTCGTCCCCGTCCCTGACCATAGCTCAGCCGACCCCAATGCCCTAGCTGTTTTAGCTCGAAATATTTGTCCAGAACTGGCTGATTGCCGCACCTATCCCGATTTAGAGAAAGGGTTAGAAGCTGCAACCTCTAACCCCACGGAGACATCGAAACGTTTAATTGTGTTGTGCGGTTCTCTTTATCTAGTTGGGCACTTTTTGCAGAATTTGAGGGGATAG
- a CDS encoding DUF1802 family protein, translating into MSTLVIINTAFPLPAPDIEALIEGRMIVVLPRIFINPGRQFALYPTDTSINVLPTEQYYRSNFLPTVQRSLAELDAETVLIKAWARCEFCQVIDDTETLDLLSQLSVWTKQALLQTRAQRGNLFLAFLRVHRLPQPVEIPVQPNPRFFSLPQSFTVTDATPVLGDIFFEQRCRQLIEPKSSLHPELEVLQGAIAPLSDHNLAAKELDYETRTFLGWSGYKSTGSIPSTLVWIQTIAKVGHSSDHVQFETLVRKSLIELGFTNSNPNPKTSLNAEAIGEVEGLDFYCDAPYPVVGECQASQPENVPNRVSDQLLNLGYTQLGKSQFDDSVKIIFAADPLTPADQKAAVENNMNVIRPETWQRLVELKAQHQGSINLLELKPCLQQAPFGEQADAKVNHYIDKVQQDIKVRSRLVELVKNYLHNAGLRDTTIEAIHGLYTASLPPHLLTPEEMHDILIELSSPLTGYLGRIKGKDWKSDRFYFLRELKLERELA; encoded by the coding sequence ATGAGTACCCTAGTTATTATTAATACAGCATTCCCTCTCCCTGCCCCCGACATCGAAGCCCTGATCGAAGGGCGAATGATCGTTGTCTTACCTCGGATATTCATCAATCCAGGGCGGCAATTTGCTCTCTACCCCACGGATACCTCGATTAACGTACTACCCACGGAGCAGTATTATCGATCAAATTTTTTACCGACCGTTCAAAGATCTCTAGCTGAACTCGATGCTGAGACGGTTTTGATTAAAGCTTGGGCAAGGTGCGAATTTTGTCAAGTGATTGATGACACTGAAACTCTGGATCTCTTGTCCCAGCTATCTGTATGGACGAAGCAAGCCCTACTGCAAACTCGTGCCCAACGGGGGAATCTGTTTCTCGCCTTCTTGAGAGTTCACCGACTCCCTCAGCCCGTAGAAATCCCTGTTCAGCCCAATCCTCGCTTCTTCTCGCTGCCGCAATCCTTCACGGTGACTGACGCGACGCCCGTTTTAGGTGATATTTTCTTTGAACAGCGCTGTCGCCAACTGATCGAACCCAAATCCTCATTACATCCTGAACTGGAGGTGTTACAGGGGGCAATTGCGCCCCTATCCGATCATAATCTTGCCGCTAAAGAACTCGATTACGAGACGAGAACCTTTCTCGGTTGGAGTGGTTACAAGTCCACTGGCTCTATTCCCTCCACATTAGTCTGGATTCAAACCATCGCCAAAGTTGGTCATTCCAGCGATCATGTTCAGTTTGAAACCTTAGTGCGTAAAAGCTTAATTGAACTGGGCTTTACGAACTCCAATCCGAATCCTAAAACAAGTCTTAATGCGGAGGCAATTGGCGAAGTAGAGGGTTTAGATTTTTATTGTGATGCTCCCTATCCAGTGGTGGGAGAGTGTCAAGCCAGTCAACCGGAAAACGTGCCGAATCGTGTCTCTGACCAACTGCTGAATCTTGGTTATACACAGCTCGGCAAATCACAGTTTGACGATTCAGTCAAGATAATTTTTGCGGCTGACCCTTTAACCCCAGCCGATCAAAAAGCTGCCGTTGAGAACAACATGAATGTTATTCGTCCTGAAACTTGGCAAAGGTTAGTTGAATTGAAAGCACAGCACCAAGGTTCGATCAACTTGCTAGAACTCAAACCCTGTTTACAGCAAGCGCCCTTTGGTGAGCAGGCCGATGCTAAAGTGAACCACTATATTGACAAGGTACAACAAGACATCAAAGTGCGATCGCGTCTGGTGGAACTGGTCAAAAATTATCTCCACAATGCAGGGCTGAGAGATACTACCATTGAGGCGATCCATGGACTGTATACGGCTTCACTGCCGCCTCACCTCTTGACTCCTGAGGAGATGCACGACATTCTGATTGAGCTTTCCTCACCGTTAACCGGTTACTTAGGACGAATTAAAGGCAAAGACTGGAAGAGCGATCGCTTTTACTTCCTGCGTGAATTAAAGCTTGAGCGAGAATTGGCTTAA
- a CDS encoding ADP-ribosylglycohydrolase family protein, translating to MQPIERYQGCLLGLAIGDAVGTTLEFKQPGTFTPINDMVGGGPFGLQPGQWTDDTSMALCLAQSLIEHNEFNPIDQLQRYLRWYEQGHLSSTGRCFDIGNTVGRALMQFKRTGEPYCGSTDPRRAGNGSIMRLAPVPLFFAQNPEEAIAKSAASSRTTHGAATAVDACRYLAALLVGAVNGVSREELLSSHYSPIPDYWQENPLVDEIDEIAAGSFKHRQPPEIKGSGYVVKSLEAALWAFYHSQSFEEGCLLAVNLGDDADTTGAVYGQLAGAFYGVQGIPPSWREQLAYRDLIESFANQLFSLANAQ from the coding sequence ATGCAACCAATCGAGCGTTATCAGGGGTGCCTTCTCGGCTTAGCTATTGGTGATGCGGTGGGAACAACTCTGGAGTTCAAGCAACCCGGAACCTTTACACCTATTAATGATATGGTCGGGGGTGGCCCTTTTGGACTGCAACCCGGACAGTGGACGGACGATACCTCAATGGCATTGTGCTTAGCCCAAAGCCTGATTGAGCACAATGAGTTTAACCCAATCGATCAGCTACAAAGATATTTGCGATGGTATGAACAAGGGCATCTGAGCAGTACTGGACGCTGCTTTGATATCGGTAACACGGTAGGAAGGGCGCTGATGCAGTTTAAGAGGACTGGAGAACCTTACTGCGGTTCCACAGACCCCCGCCGTGCCGGGAATGGGTCTATCATGCGTTTAGCTCCCGTGCCTCTATTTTTTGCTCAAAACCCTGAAGAAGCGATCGCCAAGTCAGCCGCAAGCTCCCGCACCACTCACGGCGCAGCTACGGCTGTCGATGCCTGTCGCTACTTGGCGGCGTTACTGGTGGGTGCGGTAAACGGAGTCAGTCGAGAAGAATTACTTTCGAGCCACTACAGTCCTATTCCCGATTATTGGCAGGAAAATCCTTTAGTGGACGAAATCGACGAAATCGCGGCGGGCTCGTTCAAACATCGTCAACCTCCGGAGATTAAAGGAAGCGGCTATGTGGTCAAATCCTTAGAAGCCGCTTTGTGGGCGTTTTATCATAGCCAATCCTTTGAAGAAGGATGTCTCTTAGCCGTTAACTTGGGCGATGATGCCGATACCACGGGTGCCGTTTATGGACAGCTAGCCGGAGCTTTCTATGGGGTGCAGGGGATACCCCCATCCTGGCGAGAACAGCTAGCCTACCGCGATTTGATTGAATCCTTCGCCAACCAGCTCTTTTCCTTAGCCAATGCTCAGTGA
- a CDS encoding helix-turn-helix transcriptional regulator — protein sequence MATTNLSNVIPVTERPTSGTKSLKSSYSKNLEQHSILRPGAIENLIEGILILSDQRELIYANDTARRVLRQLNQYRSPANLVPIEIWHVCQSLIQSRSLFPNQRWQMESEILTDDFTTLNIRARWLRLETIQHPCILITVDDRYQVIENIAIEEAQKYGLTSREQEVWLLHRANYPYKKIASELCITPNTVKKHMKSIYAKQKDICGIDN from the coding sequence ATGGCAACTACCAATTTAAGCAATGTTATCCCTGTTACTGAAAGACCAACTTCTGGAACAAAATCGCTAAAATCTTCTTATTCTAAAAACCTTGAGCAACATTCTATATTACGCCCTGGAGCGATTGAAAACCTTATTGAGGGCATTTTGATTCTCAGCGATCAAAGAGAGCTAATTTATGCCAATGATACAGCCCGTCGAGTTTTGCGCCAATTAAACCAATATCGGTCACCAGCTAATTTAGTCCCCATCGAAATCTGGCATGTTTGTCAATCGTTGATTCAAAGCCGCAGTTTATTTCCGAATCAACGTTGGCAAATGGAGTCTGAAATTTTGACTGATGACTTTACCACCTTAAATATTCGAGCTAGATGGCTGAGGTTAGAAACGATCCAACATCCCTGTATCTTGATTACTGTGGATGATCGGTATCAAGTGATCGAGAATATAGCGATCGAAGAAGCCCAAAAATATGGCCTAACTTCCCGTGAACAAGAGGTGTGGTTACTGCATCGAGCAAACTACCCCTACAAAAAAATTGCCTCAGAATTGTGCATTACGCCGAATACCGTTAAGAAGCACATGAAAAGTATTTATGCCAAACAAAAGGACATTTGTGGTATTGATAACTAA
- a CDS encoding SMI1/KNR4 family protein translates to MNSFNWESFLRQWSRELLESITDNPEKLPSEVIESKWLGYPGATEKQIARAEARLGMALPPSYREFLKVTNGWRQTTPFIYRLWSTEDIEWFSVRHQDWINAFIERYGNTSLNLDCSGNGRLVTPSIPDVDYLIYGDDQDCSKLRVEYLQKVLEISDIGESTVYLLNPQVMTEDGEWEAWFFGDWLPGADRYRSFQEMMLAEYENFLELRENSSQPIEKSTDIQTTQNRQSLPNTYCINQPLTDYYTREASTVEKAEVVLPLIAPNSEKGVSSQPIGESIDITLEEHLSTPGGKQQWSSLASFTVEFQVRQLHSGAEQRAIVCHIETDTVKIIGSTLESKQLCQWMLEQLNPAMRSLDTGDFSSR, encoded by the coding sequence ATGAACTCTTTCAATTGGGAAAGTTTTTTAAGACAGTGGAGTCGAGAATTACTAGAATCAATTACGGATAACCCAGAAAAATTGCCATCAGAAGTCATTGAATCTAAATGGTTAGGTTATCCAGGTGCGACAGAGAAGCAAATTGCTCGTGCTGAAGCTCGTTTGGGAATGGCTCTACCTCCCTCTTATCGAGAATTTCTCAAAGTTACCAATGGTTGGCGTCAGACAACCCCGTTCATTTATCGACTCTGGTCTACTGAAGATATAGAATGGTTTTCGGTCAGGCATCAAGATTGGATTAATGCTTTTATTGAACGATATGGGAATACCTCACTCAATTTAGATTGCTCCGGTAATGGTCGCCTCGTCACCCCTTCGATTCCCGATGTAGACTATTTGATTTATGGTGATGATCAAGATTGCAGCAAGTTGCGAGTCGAGTATTTGCAGAAGGTTCTAGAAATCAGCGACATTGGAGAATCAACCGTCTATCTGCTCAATCCGCAGGTGATGACTGAGGATGGAGAGTGGGAGGCTTGGTTTTTTGGTGATTGGCTGCCAGGAGCAGATCGATACCGCTCTTTCCAAGAAATGATGTTGGCTGAGTATGAAAATTTCTTAGAATTAAGAGAAAATTCTTCACAGCCAATCGAAAAATCGACCGATATACAGACAACACAAAACCGCCAGTCTCTACCCAATACCTACTGTATAAATCAGCCATTAACTGACTATTACACTAGGGAAGCATCGACTGTAGAAAAAGCAGAAGTAGTCCTACCTTTGATTGCACCCAACTCTGAAAAAGGGGTATCCTCTCAGCCGATTGGAGAATCGATAGATATTACTCTTGAAGAACACCTCTCCACACCGGGAGGGAAACAACAATGGTCGTCACTTGCCTCATTTACTGTAGAGTTTCAAGTGAGACAGCTTCACTCTGGGGCAGAGCAACGGGCTATCGTTTGCCATATCGAAACCGACACTGTTAAAATCATTGGGTCTACTCTGGAAAGTAAGCAACTCTGTCAGTGGATGTTAGAGCAGCTTAATCCAGCGATGCGATCGCTCGATACAGGCGATTTCTCATCTAGGTGA